A genomic stretch from Erigeron canadensis isolate Cc75 chromosome 9, C_canadensis_v1, whole genome shotgun sequence includes:
- the LOC122583365 gene encoding ankyrin repeat-containing protein NPR4-like — protein MHIDTFRCLLKHIGTAIERDTTEFVEDKEYRETRLKHIDLEIGMDHLPELVKDTEYHRTLFSGTSGDELLVLAISCKEFGIALGMLDHYKAIHSEAVLMAIAQNYPREPKFWERIRVWPFTRKSSNIPYSAYCLLWTTCKIIRHSAHSNRCYTNPVFEATRLNETNVVEAIMSMFPDTIWSTNEDGHNFVQYAVINRSENIYNLLYQMSEHKNIYKTIKDSSGNNLLHLAARLAPSNKLNLISGAALQLQRELQWFKEVEGFVRPLNKIQKNSFDETPETVFTSQHKDLVIEGEKWMKATAESYTITAALITTIVFAGAITVPGGNKDTGLPNFSSKAAFTVFAISDAISLFTAVTSLLMFLSILTTRFAEQDFLYKLPKRLIIGLATLFISTTAMILAFGATLLLVFGQGNSWILLAIGALTCLPITSFVTLQFPLIVDLMSATYGRSIFVKRKYDDDFNIY, from the exons ATGCATATTGATACCTTTCGGTGTCTGTTGAAGCACATTGGTACTGCGATAGAGAGGGATACTACGGAGTTTGTCGAAGACAAAGAGTATCGAGAAACTCGGTTGAAGCACATTGATCTGGAGATAGGGATGGATCATTTGCCGGAGCTCGTCAAAGACACAGAGTATCACAGGACTCTGTTTTCCGGCACAAGTGGTGATGAGCTTCTAGTTCTAGCTATTTCTTGTAAGGAATTTG GCATAGCACTGGGTATGTTGGACCATTACAAAGCCATACATAGTGAAGCTGTGCTTATGGCTATAGCTCAAAACTACCCACGTGAACCCAAGTTTTGGGAAAGGATAAGAG TATGGCCATTTACTCGAAAAAGTTCTAACATTCCTTATTCTGCTTACTGCCTATTATGGACAACATGTAAAATTATACGACACAGCGCCCATAGTAATCGCTGTTACACGAATCCTGTTTTTGAAGCCACAAGACTAAACGAAACTAATGTGGTTGAAGCTATAATGTCAATGTTCCCGGATACAATTTGGAGTACCAATGAAGATGGTCACAACTTCGTCCAATATGCTGTGATAAATCGTTCAGAAAATATTTACAACCTCTTATACCAAATGAGTGAACATAAGAATATTTATAAAACCATCAAAGACTCTTCTGGGAATAACCTCTTGCATTTGGCTGCAAGATTGGCACCTTCAAACAAATTGAATCTTATATCAGGTGCTGCTTTGCAATTACAACGAGAACTTCAATGGTTCAAG GAAGTAGAAGGATTTGTACGCCCCTTAAACAAGATTCAAAAGAACTCTTTTGATGAAACACCTGAAACAGTGTTTACTAGCCAGCACAAGGACTTGGTGATCGAGGGAGAAAAATGGATGAAGGCAACCGCAGAGTCCTACACAATCACAGCTGCTCTCATCACCACAATTGTGTTTGCAGGGGCTATCACAGTGCCCGGAGGAAACAAGGATACAGGGTTACCAAATTTTTCCAGCAAGGCCGCTTTCACGGTATTTGCAATATCAGACGCCATATCATTATTCACGGCTGTTACATCgttgttaatgtttttatcCATCCTCACCACACGTTTTGCTGAACAAGACTTTCTCTACAAGTTGCCAAAAAGGTTGATCATTGGCCTTGCCACCTTGTTCATCTCAACGACGGCAATGATCTTAGCTTTTGGTGCAACATTACTCCTTGTGTTTGGACAAGGGAACTCATGGATTCTTCTTGCAATAGGTGCATTGACATGCTTACCAATTACTTCTTTCGTGACGCTGCAATTTCCACTTATTGTAGACCTGATGAGTGCCACATATGGTCGTAGTAtctttgttaaaagaaaatatgatgACGACTTCAACATCTACTGA